A region of the Nocardia nova SH22a genome:
ATGGGTGGCCGCACCGTGTGCCGCGTACAGCAGTGACAGCACGGCGGCCGGAGCGATCACGACCGCGAGCACCGGACGTATCCGCGCGATCCGGCCGGTGCGGCGCAGCACGGCGGTGACGGCCGCGACCACGACGAGGGCGAGCAGATAGAACTGCCCCTGCACGGCCATCGACCACAGATGCTGCAGCGGGCTCACCGAGGGATCGGCGGCCAGGTAGTCCGACCAGGTCAGCGCCAGCCGCCAGTTCTGGTAGTAGAACATCGAGGCCAGCGTCTGCCCGGCCAGATCACCCCACTGGGTGTACGGGCGGGTGTAGGCGGTGGCGGCGACGACCGCGGCCAGCACCACCACCATGGCGGGCAGCAATCGCCGCCCGGTGCGGCGCAGGGTGAATCCGATACCGACCGAACCGGTCTCGGCCCGCCGCACCAGCAGTCCGGTGAAGAAGAATCCGGACAGCACCAGGAAGACGTCGACCCCGCCGGATACCCGGCCGAACCAGATGTGGAACACCACCACCAGCGCGATGGCCACACCGCGCAAGCCGTCGAGATCACTGCGATACGTCGTGGCCCGGGCGGCGCTGTCCGTTCCCGTCCCGGACGTGGTGCCGACATCCGCGCCCGTACTGCTTCCGGTCACCACGCGTGGTGCCGGTTCCCGCGATCACGCGCAGAGAGCGCCACCGAACCGGGCAGATGAACACGCGCAGACCACAACACGTCCATTCTCATAGCACGGAGCAAACGGTCAGCGCCACTTCGCTTTCCGAATTCGATCCGATGGGCTAAGCTGCACGCGCGCGCCCGCGTTCCCACCAGGTCACCACGGTAATCCACCACAATTCGGCGCCGCACCGGCAGCTGTCCGGCCGGTCGCGATCACCCCGCCGCCACCACCCACGCGGGAAGTCCCGCGAGACTACGGCTGAGGTAGCTGCCGTCACCGGTGAGCGAACGGTCGAATTCGGAGGGGTCGTTCAGGTAGGTGGTCGCCAGCGATTTCGTATGCACCTGGGCGTACTGCTCACCGTCGGCCGAATGCGCCCGGACCCGCACCCCGGACAGCAGATGCACCCCCGTGCGCTCCGCAGCATCGAAACCGTATGCGACCGGACCGGTTTCGTCGAGTCCGTAGCAGATCGTGATCGGACCCGATATCGCGCGCACCCGCTCGGTCACCGCCGCGGCCACCGAATGCGGCGCCACCCGCAGCCGGATCCGCCGCAGCGCGGCCGCCACCTCGGCGGGCAATTCCTCCCGCGTCCCCTGCACCATCGCCTGATACACCGCCGGTTCCGCGATCAGCACGGTCGGCGACTCCGCGGCCAGGTGGCGATGGATGTTGCCCGACGCGTGCGTGCTGTCCGGCAGCACCAGATCCGCGCCCGCGACGAGATTGGCCACCGTGGCGGTGTGGAATCCGAAGCGCCCGAACAGTCCCGCGAAACACAGCACGCGATCGGATTCGCGGAGTTTGCTCGCACCCACCCACGCGGTGGCGGCGTTGAGGACCGCCGTCGCGGAGTACTCGAGGCACACCATCCGCCGCGACGGCGCCGAGGCGACCCGGCACAGTTCGGTGTCCCGGTGCAACGCCGGGCGTTCACCGTCGATCTCGGTGCGCTGCGCCCAGGAGCGTTCGTCGAGCCGGATACCGCTCGCCTGTCCGGAGGCCACGACCGCGTCGATCCCGCACTCGTCGATCAGCTGGCGCATCGCCGCCAGCGGGAGCGCGGGGTTGGCCAGGATCGGCACATCGCCGCGGGCCAGCAGTGCCAGTACCGTCGACAGGTAGCCGGGGTAATTCCCCAGTGCCACAAGGACTCTCGATCGCGGGCGGCGTAGCACCGTATCGAATCGGGCCGACTTGTCGGCCACCTCGCCGAGCAGATCGGCGAAGGTCCGGGTGTCCTGTGCTGCCGATACCGTCGCGTGCGGGCGCATCCGCATCGCGGTGGTGACCGCACTGAACAGCAGCGCGGGCCTACCGGCACCGGTCGTGATATCCCTGTCCCGATATCCTCGAATATTCACCGATGCAGAATTCGTTGTCATCGAATACCAATCTTTGTTCCCCCTTGTCCGATATCTACCGCATTCCTCCCCGCAGTACACGCTCGCACCCGATCACATGTGGGGTGAAAACGTCACATGTACGCCATCGGGATGCGGACACATTAGCCACAACCACAACAATGTGCAACCGCATGCATTCTTACGCGTTTCGCGAATACATTTACGAATGCAAGCACATTTGCACTGATGAATGTGCGCGATTCTGCGCGTACGGATGACCGCACCGACAGCCGCCCCGGGCGCGCCTGTCGCACTGGGAATCACAGCCCACCTCGATAGATGTCATCGGCACGGACACACCTCTCCCGCGGACCCGGACAGCCCCCGCCGTCGCCTCACCGGCGTGGCGAGATACGCCCGGGCACTCCACCGGTGAGAATCATCGTGCCCGGACCGGGACCGGAATTGTCGTTGCCGCACCGCGGAGGTTTACCGAACCCGACGGAAGGGCATTCTCCGGAAATGCGGCCCGGCTGCCGAAGCAAATTATCACGCTATTCACCGCCCGCTACCGCACTCGTCCCGCGACGAATAATCATCGGCAATTTCACGCGGCGACCGCCGATCACGGTGCGATCAACCGCCGCGCGGCGAGTACCGTTGCGGCACGCCGTACTTCGGCATCGCCTGTCGCCGGGGCGTGCACCGCGGAAGTACGCGCCAGATCGGTGAGCAGCGTCAGCAGGATCGACGGCTGGAATTCGGCGGTGATCCAGCCGCCGCGCTGACCGCGGCGGATCTCGGCGATCTTGGGCGCCACCGCCCGGCGGATCGCCTCGTCCGCGCCCGGGACGCGCACGTCCTCGATCTCCGCCCACGCCTGCAGCCGGGCATTGTCCGGATGCCGGAGATAGTGATCGAACAGCCTGCCCACGTACGCGGGCAGATCGTCGGCGTCCAGCGCTGTCGCCGCGGTGGTCTCGCGCGCCCACTGCTCGGTGACCGCCGCGTACAGGCCGTCCTTGCCGTCGAAGTAGGCGTACAGGCGGTCCTTGCTCGCGTTCGCGGCCGCCGCGATCCGGTTGATCCGGGCGCCGGCGATGCCGTGGCGGGCGAACTCCGCCTTGGCGGCGGCGAGA
Encoded here:
- a CDS encoding AMP-binding protein; protein product: MNIRGYRDRDITTGAGRPALLFSAVTTAMRMRPHATVSAAQDTRTFADLLGEVADKSARFDTVLRRPRSRVLVALGNYPGYLSTVLALLARGDVPILANPALPLAAMRQLIDECGIDAVVASGQASGIRLDERSWAQRTEIDGERPALHRDTELCRVASAPSRRMVCLEYSATAVLNAATAWVGASKLRESDRVLCFAGLFGRFGFHTATVANLVAGADLVLPDSTHASGNIHRHLAAESPTVLIAEPAVYQAMVQGTREELPAEVAAALRRIRLRVAPHSVAAAVTERVRAISGPITICYGLDETGPVAYGFDAAERTGVHLLSGVRVRAHSADGEQYAQVHTKSLATTYLNDPSEFDRSLTGDGSYLSRSLAGLPAWVVAAG
- a CDS encoding TetR family transcriptional regulator, translated to MRAAGHATRERILAAAKAEFARHGIAGARINRIAAAANASKDRLYAYFDGKDGLYAAVTEQWARETTAATALDADDLPAYVGRLFDHYLRHPDNARLQAWAEIEDVRVPGADEAIRRAVAPKIAEIRRGQRGGWITAEFQPSILLTLLTDLARTSAVHAPATGDAEVRRAATVLAARRLIAP